The Nonlabens spongiae genome contains a region encoding:
- a CDS encoding dicarboxylate/amino acid:cation symporter, with the protein MKKLALHWQILIGMVLGIGFGLILLNTSWGQEEVVVSTIKESYKLDYSVVDGKVVPEHVVIPERTITSTKAREWVTDWIEPFGKIFVNLLKLIAVPLILASLIKGISDLKDIAKFRNMGLRTVGIYIFTTVIAITIGLVAVNLVDPGSGISEETVQSLSTTYEGNSNIAGKLQTAAAQKDAGPLQALVDMIPSNAVEAMSNNSLMLQVIFFAIFLGISMLLIGEKAALPLKNFFDSLNDVVLKMVDLIMLFAPFAVFALLATVVVTSDDPEVLLALLYYALTVVAGLLAMIVIYCLIFTLYVKKSPLWFLNKIAPAQLLAFSTSSSAATLPVTMERVEEHMGVEKEVSSFVLPVGATINMDGTSLYQAVAAVFVCQALNIEVTMGQQLTIVLTALLASIGSAAVPGAGMVMLVIVLESIDFPSEYLPVALALIFAVDRPLDMLRTTVNVTGDATVASVVAKSLGKFGKPKVKDWDDNLDEVSS; encoded by the coding sequence ATGAAGAAACTGGCGCTGCACTGGCAGATTTTGATAGGAATGGTTTTGGGGATCGGTTTTGGGCTCATTTTGCTCAATACCTCGTGGGGACAAGAAGAAGTCGTGGTCAGCACCATCAAGGAATCCTATAAACTCGATTACTCAGTTGTTGATGGAAAAGTGGTTCCAGAACACGTTGTAATTCCTGAGAGAACCATTACATCTACTAAGGCCAGAGAATGGGTGACCGACTGGATTGAGCCTTTCGGGAAGATTTTTGTGAATTTGCTGAAACTTATTGCGGTACCGCTGATTCTAGCGTCTCTTATAAAAGGTATTTCTGATCTAAAGGACATTGCCAAGTTCCGTAATATGGGATTGCGCACCGTAGGGATTTATATCTTCACAACAGTTATCGCTATAACCATCGGTCTTGTAGCCGTGAATCTTGTAGATCCAGGTTCAGGAATTTCTGAAGAGACCGTTCAAAGTTTGAGTACCACTTATGAGGGTAATTCAAATATTGCTGGTAAGCTTCAAACGGCCGCCGCCCAAAAAGATGCAGGCCCCTTACAAGCGCTGGTAGATATGATCCCGAGTAATGCGGTGGAGGCGATGTCAAACAACAGTTTGATGCTACAGGTGATCTTTTTTGCGATCTTTTTAGGGATTTCCATGCTTCTTATCGGTGAGAAGGCTGCTTTGCCGCTCAAAAATTTCTTTGATAGTCTTAATGATGTCGTACTTAAAATGGTGGACTTGATCATGCTTTTTGCACCATTTGCTGTTTTTGCATTGCTTGCGACCGTAGTCGTTACCTCAGACGATCCAGAGGTGCTACTGGCATTGCTGTATTATGCGCTCACGGTGGTCGCTGGACTGCTCGCGATGATCGTGATCTACTGTTTGATCTTTACACTGTACGTTAAAAAGTCACCTTTATGGTTTTTGAACAAAATCGCTCCAGCTCAATTACTGGCTTTCTCTACCAGTAGTTCTGCTGCGACACTACCAGTGACCATGGAACGAGTCGAGGAACACATGGGAGTTGAAAAGGAGGTCTCCAGTTTTGTACTGCCTGTAGGAGCTACTATCAATATGGATGGAACGAGTTTGTATCAAGCCGTGGCTGCTGTTTTTGTATGCCAGGCGTTGAATATAGAGGTGACCATGGGGCAACAGTTGACGATCGTGCTGACGGCGTTGCTAGCAAGCATAGGTAGCGCGGCTGTTCCCGGTGCTGGAATGGTGATGCTGGTGATTGTATTGGAATCCATCGATTTCCCGAGCGAATATCTTCCAGTAGCTCTTGCACTCATCTTTGCCGTGGATCGACCGCTGGACATGTTGCGTACCACGGTAAATGTTACTGGCGATGCAACCGTGGCCTCGGTGGTGGCTAAGTCTCTAGGTAAATTTGGTAAGCCAAAAGTGAAGGATTGGGATGACAATCTTGATGAGGTATCATCATAG
- the gshB gene encoding glutathione synthase, protein MNICFIMYPWEEIQPDADSTLTIIHECCKRGHKVAIATPANLTIRDSIAYAFSKVIKKQEKVPAQIKSFYKNTELREKMLPLAGFDIIMMRANPPLDPIALNFLDSVKDDVFIVNDIEGLREANNKLYTACFEDPDNEIIPATHVSKNKKYLKSVIKENPKDRMIMKPLNGYGGSGVIMIEKNAMHNVNSLLDFYIDNKDGTTNYVILQDYIEGADQGDSRILILNGEPIGAVRRVPGGDDHRSNISAGGTFKKHNLTEAEKKLCKKIGPKLVKDGLFFVGIDVINGKLVEVNVMSPGGLVQINKASKIKIQQKIVDYFEEVVENRGKALERKIKLKNTVQDD, encoded by the coding sequence ATGAATATTTGTTTTATCATGTACCCGTGGGAGGAGATACAACCAGACGCCGACTCAACACTGACGATTATCCATGAATGTTGTAAACGTGGCCATAAAGTAGCCATAGCGACGCCTGCAAACCTCACCATTAGGGACAGTATTGCTTATGCTTTTTCTAAAGTGATCAAAAAACAGGAAAAAGTACCAGCTCAAATCAAGTCTTTTTACAAAAACACCGAGCTGAGAGAAAAAATGTTACCACTAGCTGGTTTTGACATTATTATGATGCGGGCAAATCCACCTCTGGACCCGATTGCACTCAATTTCTTAGACTCTGTTAAGGACGATGTATTTATCGTAAATGATATTGAAGGCTTGCGTGAAGCTAATAATAAATTGTACACCGCTTGTTTTGAAGATCCTGATAATGAGATCATTCCTGCGACGCACGTTTCCAAAAACAAAAAATATCTCAAGAGCGTTATCAAGGAGAATCCCAAAGATCGTATGATTATGAAACCGCTTAATGGTTATGGAGGTAGTGGCGTGATCATGATTGAGAAAAACGCGATGCACAATGTGAACTCGCTGCTAGATTTTTATATCGATAATAAGGATGGGACAACAAATTATGTGATTCTTCAAGATTACATTGAAGGTGCTGATCAGGGCGATTCACGCATTCTCATCCTAAATGGAGAACCCATAGGTGCCGTAAGGAGAGTGCCTGGTGGCGACGATCACCGTTCAAACATAAGTGCTGGAGGTACTTTCAAAAAGCACAATCTTACTGAGGCAGAGAAAAAATTGTGCAAGAAAATAGGACCCAAATTAGTTAAAGACGGGTTGTTTTTTGTAGGAATAGATGTTATCAACGGTAAATTAGTCGAAGTAAACGTGATGTCCCCTGGGGGGTTAGTGCAGATCAATAAGGCTTCCAAAATTAAAATCCAGCAGAAAATTGTGGATTATTTTGAAGAAGTAGTTGAAAATAGGGGGAAAGCGTTAGAACGTAAAATCAAACTTAAAAATACTGTACAGGATGATTAA
- a CDS encoding N-formylglutamate amidohydrolase — MIKLSYRQIIDKIEREETFHAVADDYSFSIKIDDYVPFACAAIHNGHNLDKELWKNCHHTEHDRWYEEDPATGEMISGLPLTLIAHDSRFEYDLNRHPNEAIYETAWGKRLWKIPLSESLKLKAINKHENFYKVVLTLMVKLEEMFGSVVVYDLHSYNWKRWERKVPVFNIGTSNVDETKYNTAITQWQEILGKLELPIDEKVTCEVNDVFQGNGYFLKYITANTLNTLVLATEISKVYCDEETGVIFPEVVAAVRDQLKYYIQAHAHRFYDRHHSIV, encoded by the coding sequence ATGATTAAACTTTCCTATCGTCAAATCATTGATAAAATTGAACGTGAAGAGACGTTTCACGCCGTAGCGGATGATTATTCTTTTTCGATTAAAATCGACGATTATGTTCCCTTTGCCTGTGCAGCCATTCACAATGGTCATAATTTAGATAAGGAACTTTGGAAAAATTGCCATCATACAGAGCACGATCGCTGGTATGAGGAGGATCCGGCAACTGGAGAAATGATTTCTGGATTGCCGCTTACACTGATCGCTCATGACAGCCGTTTTGAATATGATTTGAACAGGCATCCAAATGAAGCAATTTATGAGACGGCTTGGGGGAAGCGTTTGTGGAAAATTCCACTGTCTGAAAGTTTGAAATTAAAGGCTATAAACAAACACGAGAATTTCTATAAAGTAGTGCTTACCCTTATGGTTAAGCTGGAAGAGATGTTTGGTAGTGTAGTGGTTTATGACCTTCACTCCTATAACTGGAAAAGATGGGAGCGCAAAGTACCAGTCTTTAATATAGGTACTTCTAATGTTGACGAAACCAAGTACAATACAGCAATCACTCAATGGCAAGAGATACTAGGTAAACTTGAATTACCTATTGATGAAAAAGTTACCTGTGAAGTAAATGATGTTTTTCAAGGCAATGGTTATTTTCTTAAATACATTACCGCAAATACCTTGAACACTCTTGTACTTGCCACGGAAATATCAAAAGTGTATTGTGATGAAGAAACTGGTGTCATTTTCCCGGAAGTGGTTGCAGCAGTTAGAGATCAATTAAAATATTATATACAGGCACATGCCCACAGATTCTACGATAGACACCACAGTATTGTCTAA
- a CDS encoding flavohemoglobin expression-modulating QEGLA motif protein, with product MPTDSTIDTTVLSKEFTHKKDALLEIDANIDRIVRRIEMLAYVNPLNIAQERKKFFQSKYLYNPQFKYRKVKFNPYKIHRLLFSQRLERIENDDIRDLYKDIIYTYSGLLQCIETIAQPNNQFYFNSLRFFGTPTEKTVENAKFILHFTEDQDELPNSKKLYSTEEATRFFKNFREQYDFDFDIKTSSAMSAAAMVSNSQRALILKKNHQYSQHELNVLGHHEIGVHLVTTFNAAEQPLTIFSNGFPNYEETQEGLAVMSEYMSGNLTVNRLKELAYRVMAVDSLTKGYDFQDTFDLLHNQLKLDRERSFGITLRTHRGGGWTKDALYLSGLKKVYDYYKTGEDLEPIMLGKCSLDFNDGVQAMKEEGYVAEIKHRSKSFEQCLNQNEQVEFILKNLK from the coding sequence ATGCCCACAGATTCTACGATAGACACCACAGTATTGTCTAAAGAATTCACGCACAAGAAAGACGCTTTACTGGAAATTGATGCAAATATTGACAGAATTGTCAGGCGCATTGAGATGCTCGCTTATGTAAATCCGCTAAATATTGCACAAGAACGCAAAAAGTTTTTCCAGAGCAAGTACTTATATAATCCGCAGTTCAAATATCGAAAGGTAAAATTCAATCCTTATAAAATCCACAGACTATTGTTCAGTCAGCGGTTGGAGCGCATTGAGAATGATGATATACGAGATCTATATAAAGATATTATTTATACCTACAGTGGACTCTTACAGTGTATTGAAACTATAGCACAACCTAACAATCAATTCTATTTTAATAGTTTACGTTTTTTTGGAACGCCTACTGAAAAGACAGTAGAAAATGCAAAATTCATCCTTCATTTTACAGAAGATCAAGATGAGCTCCCGAATAGCAAAAAATTATATAGCACAGAAGAGGCAACCCGGTTTTTCAAGAACTTTAGAGAACAGTACGATTTTGATTTTGATATAAAAACCAGCAGCGCCATGAGTGCTGCAGCCATGGTTTCTAACAGTCAGCGTGCATTGATCTTAAAGAAAAACCATCAATACTCACAGCACGAGCTCAATGTTTTGGGACACCACGAGATTGGGGTTCATTTAGTAACCACATTTAACGCTGCTGAGCAACCACTTACTATTTTCAGCAACGGCTTTCCCAATTACGAAGAAACCCAAGAAGGTCTCGCGGTGATGTCAGAGTATATGAGCGGTAATTTGACAGTGAATCGCTTAAAAGAATTGGCCTACCGTGTGATGGCAGTCGATTCCCTTACTAAAGGATATGATTTCCAAGATACCTTTGATTTGTTGCATAACCAATTAAAATTGGATCGTGAGCGCTCCTTTGGAATCACTCTGCGTACCCATCGTGGTGGTGGGTGGACAAAAGACGCTTTATACCTTTCAGGTCTTAAAAAAGTGTATGATTACTACAAAACAGGTGAAGATCTAGAGCCTATTATGCTTGGTAAATGCAGTCTGGACTTCAACGATGGTGTTCAAGCCATGAAAGAAGAAGGTTATGTTGCTGAGATCAAACACCGTTCAAAATCTTTTGAGCAGTGTTTGAATCAGAATGAACAGGTGGAATTTATTTTAAAGAATTTGAAATGA
- the lgt gene encoding prolipoprotein diacylglyceryl transferase, with amino-acid sequence MHFLKVVWNPLEGIDLGFFTIHFYSLSYVIAFMLGWYIIKPIFKNDGVAQEKLDPLFMYTVVGCLVGARLGHYLFYDYDILFSDPLHVILPFRWEPEFEWTGFAGMASHGAALGIIIAMFFYSRKHLNRHMFWILDRLVIPTAIGGTFVRLGNLMNSEIVGKTTDFWAGFKFVRDTSDDDVKAALMKTGIRDTDKAIDALVNDPQYAELLATIPYKHPAQLYEAICYVFVFLALYFTYWKTDKGQKLGYLLGMFFVLLFTVRLLIEQIKAPQTDTDAFEFLGIDFNTGQLLSVPFILFGLYLMFRPGYQMERNV; translated from the coding sequence ATGCACTTTCTTAAAGTAGTCTGGAACCCGCTGGAGGGAATAGATCTCGGTTTTTTTACCATCCATTTTTACAGTTTATCTTATGTAATCGCCTTTATGCTGGGCTGGTACATCATCAAGCCTATTTTCAAAAATGACGGTGTCGCACAAGAAAAGCTGGACCCGCTATTTATGTATACGGTTGTAGGCTGTCTGGTAGGCGCGCGCTTGGGGCACTATCTTTTCTATGATTACGACATCTTATTTTCTGATCCGTTACATGTAATTCTTCCGTTTAGATGGGAGCCGGAATTTGAGTGGACTGGTTTTGCGGGAATGGCAAGCCACGGAGCCGCACTGGGAATCATAATCGCCATGTTCTTTTACAGCCGTAAGCATTTGAACCGGCACATGTTCTGGATTCTAGACCGTTTAGTGATTCCTACCGCGATAGGCGGAACTTTTGTTAGGTTGGGAAATCTCATGAACAGCGAGATCGTAGGGAAAACAACTGATTTCTGGGCTGGTTTCAAATTTGTGCGCGACACCAGTGATGATGACGTCAAAGCGGCGTTGATGAAAACAGGAATACGCGACACGGACAAAGCTATTGATGCTTTGGTAAATGATCCGCAATATGCTGAGTTGCTCGCAACGATCCCGTACAAGCACCCGGCACAGTTGTACGAGGCTATTTGTTATGTGTTTGTGTTTTTGGCACTCTACTTCACCTATTGGAAAACTGATAAGGGACAGAAACTGGGTTATCTGCTCGGAATGTTCTTTGTGCTTCTTTTCACTGTAAGATTGCTGATTGAACAGATTAAAGCGCCACAAACGGACACAGATGCTTTTGAGTTCTTAGGAATTGATTTCAATACGGGACAATTGTTGAGCGTTCCGTTTATTCTATTCGGTCTTTATTTGATGTTTAGGCCTGGGTATCAGATGGAAAGGAATGTATAA
- a CDS encoding thioredoxin family protein: MALTPSNMLPLGTKAPEFKLLDTRFNEMISFAQIKGKLGTVIMFLCNHCPYVIHVNEEIVRVANDYRVMGFGFAAISSNDVGQYPQDAPDLMKVVAEENDYTFPYLYDADQSVAKAYDAACTPDFYLFDREDKLVYRGQLDASRPGNGVPLTGTSLREAIDAILGNKKVPEPQKPSMGCNIKWK, from the coding sequence ATGGCTCTCACTCCTTCAAATATGCTCCCTCTAGGCACCAAAGCACCTGAATTCAAACTGCTGGACACGCGGTTTAACGAGATGATAAGTTTTGCCCAGATCAAGGGAAAACTAGGAACCGTGATCATGTTTCTGTGTAATCACTGCCCGTATGTGATCCATGTAAATGAAGAAATCGTGCGGGTTGCCAACGATTATAGGGTGATGGGATTCGGTTTTGCGGCGATAAGCAGCAATGATGTAGGGCAATATCCGCAAGATGCTCCAGACTTGATGAAAGTGGTAGCAGAGGAAAATGATTACACATTCCCTTATTTATACGATGCAGATCAGAGCGTGGCAAAAGCTTATGACGCGGCTTGCACGCCAGACTTTTACCTATTTGACCGTGAGGACAAACTGGTGTATCGCGGCCAGCTGGATGCGTCCCGACCGGGAAATGGTGTACCACTTACGGGCACTTCATTAAGAGAGGCTATCGATGCTATTTTGGGCAATAAAAAAGTGCCAGAGCCCCAAAAGCCCAGCATGGGTTGCAACATCAAATGGAAGTAG
- a CDS encoding phosphoribosylpyrophosphate synthetase — translation MKKAYDTVTEATEDLQSKGYTIDFDLVENGVSSKELKKEWQAEELEVVEFYRFEGMTNPGDNMILYAIECKGGEKGILVDAYGADVAISREMIEKLRMN, via the coding sequence ATGAAAAAGGCATACGATACGGTAACGGAAGCAACAGAGGATTTACAATCTAAAGGCTATACGATCGATTTTGACCTTGTTGAAAATGGCGTAAGCTCAAAAGAACTCAAAAAAGAATGGCAGGCAGAAGAGCTGGAAGTGGTAGAGTTTTACCGCTTTGAGGGAATGACTAATCCAGGTGATAACATGATTCTCTATGCGATCGAGTGCAAGGGTGGAGAGAAGGGAATTCTTGTTGATGCCTACGGTGCAGATGTCGCGATTTCTAGAGAAATGATCGAAAAACTGCGCATGAACTGA
- a CDS encoding tRNA-binding protein, with protein sequence MLSWEDFKKVEMRVGTVLRASAFSEARSPAYKIEIDMGELGILKTSAQITELYNTDDLVGKQVIAVVNFPKKQIANFMSECLILGVLGDDKGVTLLTADKPVKNGSLIG encoded by the coding sequence ATGCTGAGTTGGGAAGATTTTAAAAAAGTGGAGATGCGCGTAGGGACTGTTCTACGCGCATCTGCTTTTTCAGAAGCTCGCAGTCCAGCCTACAAGATTGAGATCGATATGGGCGAGCTGGGAATTCTTAAAACCAGCGCTCAAATCACTGAACTCTATAACACTGACGACTTGGTAGGCAAGCAAGTGATCGCGGTAGTCAATTTCCCCAAAAAGCAGATTGCCAACTTCATGAGCGAGTGCTTAATTTTAGGTGTGTTAGGCGATGATAAAGGCGTGACGCTGCTCACTGCTGACAAACCGGTCAAGAATGGGAGTTTGATAGGGTGA
- a CDS encoding M14 metallopeptidase family protein, which produces MRNNILIFVLMGLAFAKAITAQSPSLQDPIELSYYLPEDVSYDTSIPTPQEILGYVPGEWHVSHDQIVHYMNVISEKSDRFQIENRGRTYEGRPLILMTVSSPDNLSNIDVIKSRHKEALQKDGVSREDDPIVVYQGFSIHGNEASGSNAALVLAYHLAAAQGDEIEELLKNTVILFDPCFNPDGVQRFSTWVNQHKNKNITSNSYDREYDEVWPGGRTNHYWFDMNRDWLPVQLPESQARIATFHDWMPNILTDHHEMGTNATFFFQPGIPSRTHPLTPKLNQELTRKIGDFHAEALDKIGSLYYTEESYDDFYYGKGSTFPDINGGIGILFEQASSRGHAQDSENGLLTFPFTVRNQFTAGLSTLKAANSMREEILEYQEDFYKKARQETSRNSSGIVFGDEKDLNKTNALAEILMRHDVRLHKLNSDASFNGKNFKKGSSYFIPKNQMNSRLINAMFEKRTTFQDSLFYDISAWTLPLAFNLDYAENVKPDFKEEQATELLKPANQSQLNQNAYAYFIPWEDYLAPRILNQLHENDIRVKVAMSPFSIDGRDYDYGTLMVPVQNQALNKIDLLALMQDLSNENKVTFYQATTGLTTGIDLGSRQFRLVQPQNIALLIGNGISPYDAGEIWHLMDQRYDISITKIDLEDINRKDLGQFTTIIVPSTYGSPENEVVDQLKRWTREGGNLIGYRNSLRWMSSSKMLPLEFKKADSLNTNVAFKDRSNLYGAQNIGGAIFEAKLDRSHPINFGYSKESLPLFRNTSLFVQPNKNGFNNPIQYTSEPLMSGYISEENLKALKETVPFQHNSYGRGEVSGFTDNTQFRAFWYGTNKLLANAIFFAEMM; this is translated from the coding sequence ATGAGAAACAACATTTTGATTTTTGTTTTGATGGGTCTCGCTTTCGCGAAAGCGATAACCGCACAATCCCCTTCACTTCAAGACCCGATTGAACTATCTTACTATCTACCTGAGGATGTAAGCTATGACACCAGCATTCCTACGCCGCAAGAAATTTTAGGATATGTGCCTGGAGAATGGCACGTGAGCCACGATCAGATCGTGCACTACATGAATGTGATTTCAGAAAAATCAGATCGGTTTCAAATTGAGAACAGAGGACGTACGTATGAAGGAAGGCCGTTGATTTTAATGACCGTTTCCAGCCCAGACAATTTATCAAACATTGACGTAATCAAAAGCAGACATAAAGAAGCGCTACAAAAAGATGGCGTTTCAAGAGAAGACGATCCCATCGTCGTTTATCAGGGTTTTTCCATACATGGGAATGAAGCCAGCGGCTCAAACGCAGCGCTCGTGCTCGCTTACCACCTCGCTGCTGCGCAAGGTGATGAGATAGAGGAATTGTTGAAAAATACTGTAATCTTGTTTGATCCGTGTTTTAATCCTGATGGGGTTCAACGATTTTCTACTTGGGTAAATCAACACAAGAATAAAAATATCACTTCAAACTCCTATGATCGTGAGTACGACGAGGTATGGCCAGGTGGACGTACCAACCATTACTGGTTTGACATGAATCGCGACTGGTTGCCCGTGCAACTTCCCGAGTCGCAAGCTCGCATTGCCACGTTTCACGACTGGATGCCCAATATTCTTACAGACCATCATGAGATGGGTACGAATGCTACCTTCTTTTTCCAGCCAGGGATTCCATCACGCACCCACCCGCTTACTCCTAAATTGAACCAAGAACTCACTAGGAAAATAGGTGACTTTCACGCAGAAGCTTTGGATAAAATCGGCTCGTTGTATTATACTGAAGAAAGCTACGACGACTTTTATTATGGTAAAGGTTCTACTTTTCCAGATATCAATGGCGGTATAGGAATTTTATTTGAACAGGCCAGTTCGCGAGGGCATGCCCAGGATTCCGAAAATGGATTACTCACTTTTCCTTTTACGGTAAGAAATCAGTTTACCGCAGGATTGAGTACGCTTAAAGCTGCAAACTCAATGCGTGAAGAAATTCTTGAATATCAAGAAGATTTCTATAAAAAAGCACGTCAAGAAACCAGTAGAAATTCTAGCGGAATTGTATTTGGCGATGAAAAGGACTTGAATAAAACTAACGCGCTCGCTGAAATTTTGATGCGACATGATGTTCGATTACATAAACTGAACAGCGACGCCAGCTTCAACGGTAAAAATTTTAAAAAAGGAAGCAGCTATTTCATTCCCAAAAATCAAATGAACAGCAGGCTGATTAATGCGATGTTTGAAAAACGCACCACTTTTCAGGATAGTTTGTTTTACGACATCAGCGCGTGGACTTTGCCACTTGCTTTCAACTTAGATTATGCCGAGAATGTCAAGCCTGATTTCAAAGAAGAACAAGCAACCGAGTTATTAAAGCCAGCCAACCAAAGTCAACTGAATCAAAATGCGTACGCCTATTTTATACCTTGGGAAGATTATCTCGCTCCACGCATTCTCAATCAGCTGCATGAAAATGATATCAGGGTAAAAGTTGCCATGAGTCCATTCAGCATTGATGGTAGAGATTATGACTACGGAACACTTATGGTTCCCGTGCAAAATCAGGCGCTCAATAAAATTGATTTATTGGCTTTGATGCAAGATTTATCCAATGAAAACAAGGTTACCTTTTATCAGGCAACAACAGGACTCACCACCGGGATCGACCTCGGTTCAAGACAATTCCGATTGGTACAACCTCAAAATATTGCATTATTGATCGGTAATGGGATTTCTCCTTATGACGCAGGAGAAATTTGGCATTTGATGGATCAACGGTATGATATTTCCATTACTAAAATTGACCTTGAAGACATCAACCGTAAAGATTTGGGTCAGTTCACCACCATTATCGTTCCTTCTACTTATGGTAGTCCAGAAAATGAAGTAGTAGATCAGCTGAAGCGCTGGACCAGAGAAGGTGGTAACTTGATTGGTTATAGAAATAGTCTCAGGTGGATGAGCAGTTCTAAAATGCTACCTCTAGAATTCAAAAAGGCAGATAGTCTCAACACTAATGTCGCTTTCAAAGATCGTAGCAATCTTTACGGAGCTCAAAACATAGGTGGTGCCATCTTTGAGGCAAAACTGGACCGCTCCCACCCTATTAATTTCGGATATAGTAAAGAAAGTTTACCATTATTTAGAAATACCAGTCTTTTTGTGCAGCCGAATAAGAATGGTTTCAATAATCCTATTCAATATACTTCTGAACCTTTGATGAGTGGGTATATTTCAGAAGAAAACTTGAAAGCACTCAAAGAAACTGTTCCATTCCAGCACAACAGTTACGGACGCGGTGAAGTAAGCGGATTTACAGATAACACACAATTTAGAGCCTTCTGGTACGGAACCAATAAATTACTGGCTAATGCGATATTCTTTGCGGAGATGATGTAG
- a CDS encoding PUR family DNA/RNA-binding protein: MGDRDYHEQEDIFSKVVRAGRRTYFFDVRSTKADDYYLTITESKKFTNDDGSFHFKKHKIYLYKEDFAEFGETLKEVTDFILEKRGNEVISDKHQSDFSKNGQESAGDKAAEPNHPASFTNVEFDDM, encoded by the coding sequence ATGGGAGACAGAGATTACCACGAGCAGGAAGACATCTTTTCAAAAGTAGTAAGGGCGGGTCGTCGTACTTATTTTTTTGACGTGCGTTCCACAAAGGCAGACGACTATTACCTCACCATTACTGAAAGTAAGAAATTCACTAATGACGACGGTAGCTTTCACTTTAAAAAGCACAAAATTTATCTGTATAAAGAAGACTTTGCAGAATTTGGCGAGACCCTTAAAGAAGTTACAGACTTCATTCTCGAAAAACGTGGTAATGAGGTGATTTCAGACAAGCATCAAAGCGATTTCAGCAAAAACGGTCAGGAATCTGCAGGTGATAAAGCAGCAGAGCCTAATCATCCCGCAAGCTTCACAAACGTTGAGTTTGACGATATGTAA